TTTATACCAAATGAAAGAGCACGATAGAGTAACAGCATAACATGAATCAAACACATGATTGATCAGTGACGTAAAGTTTCTTGAAGCTATTTCAGTTATGAACTATTCCCTCacgatattttcttaaatattttcagATCCAAAACTGGATCCAGGGCTAATAGTAAGATTTATCTAACATAATTTcttatttaagaaattttgtttGGCTGTTTATAATCTAATGTTCTAACCGAATTTTAGGAACCTGgcttattttactaattttcaaatttttaatttatgtagttATGTCTATTTTCTCCAAACCTCAAGATGGGTAACAAAGATGCATAAgcaaataatgttattaatcaGGTTTGAGCGGAATATTCATGCCTATGTTATGCTCAAATTAACTTCAAGGATAGAAAAGATCATTCAATTTGATAACTCCTTTTCAAGGGAAAATGTGAAGAACAGTTCAGGCTATTCTATCTCATATGCTTAGCTTGAACTAGATATCCATGTTCAACTCTCTTCAGGCACTAGCATAACAACAGTCATAGTAGACATATAGAACATGGTAACTAAGATCCTTTCTCAAGATGAGGCACAATGTATGAAAAGTCAATAGGAATCAACTAAGAGGGATATAGGAAATTGCCCGATTCCATGGATGGTTGTGCTACTTTGAAGGACCAACAAAAGGTATTAGAATTTGCACTGGCTGAGTTAATTATCAACAATTATCCACCAGTAATCGAAAGGAGGGACATTATAGTGGTGAAAATGCTGCTAACAACAATCTCTAGGTATGAACCATGTAAACATCTGTCCTTAGCACTGATTCATCAAACTACACATATGTTGCTCATTTTCTGAAAGGATAAATAAGGTGGAGGAAAGCACCTTCAACAAGTGCATCAGAAACTTCTTCTGAGGTCACATTCAATGCCCTTAACATGATTGCTAAATTTTGTGCTTTCTTGCCGTCCAGGAGTTGAATAAACTGAGGTTCCTGTGCAGTGGActcctttttatcacttttgcTCTTCTCAACAGGTGAATACCCAAACAGTGTTTCTATCTTCGCATTATTTAACCTGCAATGTTAGTATTAAGCATCCCATACTGATCCGTCGGCATCAAGAGAAAGGAAACAAGAAAAGAGTTGTTACATACTGGAATGATCCGCCTTTAATCTGATTCCACACCTGTCCTTGCTCAGGGGTATTTGCAACTTTATCCCAAAAAAATGGCTTTAGTTTGGCTTTAGAAGCACTGCCTGAGCCAGGTCCCCCCCGACCGGGAGCATTTGGTGGTCGAGGCCCCTTTGAACCCAAGGGTGGAGGTGGTCTAGGACCACCACCAGCTTTTGGAGGAGGTGGTGGAGGAGCGCCAGCTTTAGAAGGAGGTGGTGGAGGAGCACCAGCTTTCGGAGGAGGTGGTGGAGGAGCACCAGGAGGTGGAGGGCCTGCACTGGTGGAGGCAGATTTCAGGGAGGGAggtggtggaggaggaggagcaGACTTAGCTGGGACAGGAGCTTCAGGGGTGAGATCTTCTTTGCCAGGGGGAGGCTTCAAAGGAGGTAATCCGCCAGGACCTGCCCTTCCTGGAGGCAAGGGTAGCAGCGAACTAGCATTGCCTGGTGTCTCAGAAGATTCAGATGAGGCTTTGGCGGCATCAGCAGCAGCTCCACCTGATGAATTTCCATCCAAGGAGATTTGTAGAGCATCGGATTCAATGTAATCACTGCCATTAGTTGAAGCCTTTTGATGTTGGCTTGATTCTTTACTAGATCCAGGAGCATGAGTAGAGCCTGGAGAAAAGGAatgtttcaattaaaaaatttgtcAAATGATTCTAGAGGACAACAGTATGTGGCAAAGGGAAAGCCTATACCACCAGAGGCGTCACTTCTTAAACTGAGAAGGGGGCTCTCATCATTTACCATAGATCCAGAATCTCTATGACAGCATAAAAATAAGATCAATGCTGCAATAAGAGACGTTACTACTGCCGTTGCAACACAagcaataataattattttattgtgatCAGTCcctccttctccttctccttctcctcCTTCTTCTTCATAATCTTCTTCGTCATCTGAACCTGAATCATCGGCAAGTTCTCTTGCAGGTACAGCTCGTTTATCATGTATACCGGGTGGAGAAGTTGAAAATGCCAGACTTACTGATAGATCTGTACTAGAATCAGGAGATTCATTAGCAAGAGAAGGGTCTGGAGCTGAGGATCGGGGTGTGGTTGGACCTAAGTTCAAGGCAGAGCCTACAGCTATGCTCTGAGCAGCTAAACTCTTCCTAGAAACCTCACACCAGCGAAACAATGACCCAGAATACTGGGGGTAACAAGTCTTAAAGCAGCTATCCTCTCCAGATTCTTGGAATAGAAGTTTATTCTTTCTTACGCAATCAGAAAGAACTTGCTTTAACTCTGGACGGATAACCTTAATAAATTTCTGAAACTTTTCTTTTGCTAATGAGTGACTTTTTGCACCGATATCATTGATTGTACTTCGTGTTTCCTCCGAAAGACGTAACTTGGGATCTTCAAAAGCTTcctttaaattattcaaatcttGTCTGCAACTTATCCATAACAGCTCAGCCTGTATGTAAACAACTTAAGAATTTCAAACACTGTTACAACAGAAGGAAAGACTTAGTTTTTACTTCCTAAAAGCATCTTAATGTCCTAGCCTATTCACAGTTCATATTACAAGCGTTGCCTTATTAATAACAATTGCCATTACTTAACATTTGTTTTCATGATTTATGCTGTTAATACTCAATACAACCGTGATCAGAAAACAGTAATAATAAGCCTGAAAAACATTACAAAACATGATTCAAGACAATTTCAGCAGTTTTCAAAAAGTCAAACATGTAATGCCTCTTCTAGTTCTCAAAAGTTGAGCATGTACCGTCCATCCATATATGCAAGCTGCTGGTATTATCAAAAAAACCTCGTGAATTGCAGCAGATATTTCAATGCATTGATGCATACTTGTTTCCACCTCTAATATTGTTCCAACCAACTTACGTACATACCTCATCAATAATCAATGTGGAAATTACTAAAACTACTTCATACTTCTAAATAAGCATTGGTTAACTGCTAGATTGTGGTCTCACTGAACAAGCTGTCAACCATTTCAACACCAACAATAAAAGGCTTAAGCACCGTTTCAAAGAACCTGAAGTATTTTCTAATAAACAAATCCATAATTGATTTCAATCCATAAACAAACGTTGTTCAAGCAAAACCAATTGCATTCAATGGAcagtaaaataaacaaaacaaataacaaaaccaaCTGTTTGTGTACAATGAGTTTATGGGAGAATAATGGAATGAAGAGAAGAGCAAACTGGTTTACCAGATCATCATAAATCTCCCCAGTTGATGGATCCACTATTTGATTAAGGaatgcttcttcttcttcttccttagTGTAATCTAAGCTGACAGCAAATGATGCAAAAAGCAGAACTACCAAAAACCACAAACTATTGGTTCTTATGAGACCCATTTGTCCTTGTACCATCAGCATCATCACAAACAGAAAAGGGttccttttcatttcatcaataaaGAGAACCCCTCACCACCAACACAACCCAAAACCTTTCAAAATTATCCTTATCATATAGcaccaattcaattcaattttcccTCAAAAGAAACCCTTGGAATTTTTTCCTCCAAAACTTGATGAAATATTGAAACTTGGAATCAGAAATCCAGAAACCAAACAAAACACGGAATTTATCTTCCCTCagagagataaaaaaaaatggggtGAGGAtcattattttgaaacaaaaaacccagaaatgagcttgaaaagaaaaataaataaaaataaaaaccaataaatttcaaatcttttcttctcaattttACCGACCATTTGTATTGGTAATTCAAAGATGTTGAAATTTGACCAAAAATGGGGAAAGATAGGATCCTCTTGTTATGACGAGATCCCATCAATGGCAGCAACTCattgaaaacatatatatacattagcTGTTACCATGCATGTAGAAAAGTTGATAAGGAAAACATTGCCTTCATTTTGATCACGGGTTCTTACAATGAacagataaaataaaatgtttccAAGGTTAAGGCTTCCTCTTTTTGTTGggtttgaaatgaaaaaatagtgtagaaaagaaaaggggcaaaaaaagcattttaattttaaagaatgcATTTTAGGGATATAAAATGAGGCTTTCAGGGGGTGGGTAATTAGTGGAGTAATTAAGGATCTGTTATGACAGGTTAATTATACATGGAGAAAAAACCTTTCAtaaattagtgataattattactagttttgaaaagataattccttttttaactaatgttttgtatctaaaatagaaacaaacacAAGGACCAGATATGAAATATTACAGATTATTAACAAGGATGTTATATTATCCATTTTGGATGCTTTATTTTTAACAAGGacatataaattcaattgatCATTAGATTATGTATATGAATGTCTATtttcatcaataaaaattttaaaatgaattatgacAAGCTGATTTTCCATTGAACCATGACAAGTATCAAAGTCTTAAAATGATTACTGAGGCTCATCAGTTGGGATTAGCCAaaacaacattttaatacacCGTTTTCGTTTAATATTAAAAACGCtgtcaaaataatttaaatacaacATAGAcatacaaaatagaaaaatagtacCAATTAACACGAATATGAACCAACATCATTCCCAAGGATGTTATAGCATAGATTATAGCAACACAAACTGAGCTAAGCTTAACATGCATGTCTAGGTCCTTCAGCTAAAAGGGTTCTTTGATTTTGCCACAAATGTTGGTTTCATTATGCCCTTCGGGCCTTTGCACTTACATGTTGGTTAGTTGCATGAAAAAATGGCTTTTGGGGGGTTCACTTTGAGGGTTTTGGCCTACAATTTCAACCTGCAACATAAAAAACCAGAACAAGACTCTGAATCCCAACAACATCACATCAATCTCACTTCCAACGTCTTTTTACAATCCAAATCATGAAATCCTACAAATTCACAACACACATCACATACTACATAGGATTCTACATCTGTTACACACATCTAAATACTACCCCCTTCCAAATGGCAacaaattttcacaaaaatacatcaccaaaactTTAACCAGCACAAGCATTAATCACCTTCACACTTGTCataataagaatttttattttgttaacaaataaagtaaaaacacacttttaaaatattacaatgcatataattacaaataaaacaGTCAACTATTACATTAAATAGGCATTCATTATGCAAAAGTAACAAGCTTCAATTAATGCACATGTTAACCCGAACAAACAACAAAACCAATCATCAAGATTAAGATCCAAACCAAGAAAATacacaaattgaaattgaaatattgcattaatttcattaatgaaaaaaaaaagtcacaACTCTTCTATTAACCAAGTAACAGATATTGATGATTAGATTATATTCACATTAAACTAAGAAGCCTAGACTACCTACTAAACTAAACACCGTGAACAAACTACAATCCCACAAAAGACATTTGAAACACTtgtttttcttcatcttcttcaaaccCTAATCTCAAGAAACTAATGACAacaatcaaaactaaaattcaagACCTGTTCCATCTCAGAACCGCATTAACACACAAGGAACCAGGATGCATTTCTCGCCAGCTTTCAGAATCTAAACTAATTGATCTGGATCTAATCATCATCACCGCCGGAAACCTTTGAGGAGCCTCCGGCTTTCTTGGGGAGGAGGAGGTTGTGGATGTTGGGCATCACACCTCCATTGGCAATCGTTACATCTCCAAGTAGTTTGCTCAGTTCTTCGTCGTTCCTCACAGCAAGCTGGATATGACGTGGCACAATTCGGGTTTTCTTGTTGTCTCTGGCTGCATTTCCAGCAAGCTCGAGAACCTG
The nucleotide sequence above comes from Gossypium raimondii isolate GPD5lz chromosome 13, ASM2569854v1, whole genome shotgun sequence. Encoded proteins:
- the LOC105782664 gene encoding formin-like protein 5 isoform X2, whose translation is MKRNPFLFVMMLMVQGQMGLIRTNSLWFLVVLLFASFAVSLDYTKEEEEEAFLNQIVDPSTGEIYDDLAELLWISCRQDLNNLKEAFEDPKLRLSEETRSTINDIGAKSHSLAKEKFQKFIKVIRPELKQVLSDCVRKNKLLFQESGEDSCFKTCYPQYSGSLFRWCEVSRKSLAAQSIAVGSALNLGPTTPRSSAPDPSLANESPDSSTDLSVSLAFSTSPPGIHDKRAVPARELADDSGSDDEEDYEEEGGEGEGEGGTDHNKIIIIACVATAVVTSLIAALILFLCCHRDSGSMVNDESPLLSLRSDASGSTHAPGSSKESSQHQKASTNGSDYIESDALQISLDGNSSGGAAADAAKASSESSETPGNASSLLPLPPGRAGPGGLPPLKPPPGKEDLTPEAPVPAKSAPPPPPPPSLKSASTSAGPPPPGAPPPPPPKAGAPPPPPSKAGAPPPPPPKAGGGPRPPPPLGSKGPRPPNAPGRGGPGSGSASKAKLKPFFWDKVANTPEQGQVWNQIKGGSFQLNNAKIETLFGYSPVEKSKSDKKESTAQEPQFIQLLDGKKAQNLAIMLRALNVTSEEVSDALVEGNELPVELLQTLLKMAPTSDEELKLRLFTGEITQLGPAERFLKVVVDIPFAYQKMETLLFMCSLHDELTATRESFQILEAACKELKSSRLFLKLLEAVLKTGNRMNDGTFRGGAQAFKLDTLLKLSDVKGVDGKTTLLHFVLLEIIRTEGLRAARIARESRSFSSIKSEDLLEDVSPDDEEYYRNLGLQAVSNLSSELEYVKKAAALDAENLSSNVAKVGHAMVKTRNFLNTEMKDSGEKSGFHETLESFVKNAESSVMSLLEEEKKVMDLVKSTGDYFHGNVKKDEGLRIFSVVRDFLVILDKVCREVKNAPKKPTQPPKKQTSNASTSSESRVAPPSPDPRQKLFPAIAQQRKDDSSPSSSSDEKS
- the LOC105782664 gene encoding formin-like protein 5 isoform X1; this encodes MKRNPFLFVMMLMVQGQMGLIRTNSLWFLVVLLFASFAVSLDYTKEEEEEAFLNQIVDPSTGEIYDDLAELLWISCRQDLNNLKEAFEDPKLRLSEETRSTINDIGAKSHSLAKEKFQKFIKVIRPELKQVLSDCVRKNKLLFQESGEDSCFKTCYPQYSGSLFRWCEVSRKSLAAQSIAVGSALNLGPTTPRSSAPDPSLANESPDSSTDLSVSLAFSTSPPGIHDKRAVPARELADDSGSDDEEDYEEEGGEGEGEGGTDHNKIIIIACVATAVVTSLIAALILFLCCHRDSGSMVNDESPLLSLRSDASGGSTHAPGSSKESSQHQKASTNGSDYIESDALQISLDGNSSGGAAADAAKASSESSETPGNASSLLPLPPGRAGPGGLPPLKPPPGKEDLTPEAPVPAKSAPPPPPPPSLKSASTSAGPPPPGAPPPPPPKAGAPPPPPSKAGAPPPPPPKAGGGPRPPPPLGSKGPRPPNAPGRGGPGSGSASKAKLKPFFWDKVANTPEQGQVWNQIKGGSFQLNNAKIETLFGYSPVEKSKSDKKESTAQEPQFIQLLDGKKAQNLAIMLRALNVTSEEVSDALVEGNELPVELLQTLLKMAPTSDEELKLRLFTGEITQLGPAERFLKVVVDIPFAYQKMETLLFMCSLHDELTATRESFQILEAACKELKSSRLFLKLLEAVLKTGNRMNDGTFRGGAQAFKLDTLLKLSDVKGVDGKTTLLHFVLLEIIRTEGLRAARIARESRSFSSIKSEDLLEDVSPDDEEYYRNLGLQAVSNLSSELEYVKKAAALDAENLSSNVAKVGHAMVKTRNFLNTEMKDSGEKSGFHETLESFVKNAESSVMSLLEEEKKVMDLVKSTGDYFHGNVKKDEGLRIFSVVRDFLVILDKVCREVKNAPKKPTQPPKKQTSNASTSSESRVAPPSPDPRQKLFPAIAQQRKDDSSPSSSSDEKS
- the LOC105782667 gene encoding histone H2A.6, coding for MAGRGKTLGSGASKKATSRSSKAGLQFPVGRIARFLKAGKYAERVGAGAPVYLAAVLEYLAAEVLELAGNAARDNKKTRIVPRHIQLAVRNDEELSKLLGDVTIANGGVMPNIHNLLLPKKAGGSSKVSGGDDD